In Bradyrhizobium sp. 200, the sequence GGGAAACGCGGCCTCTAGAGCCCGTTGGAGCGGTTGGAAGACAACCGCCTGTATGATATATTCTTCCCATGACCGTGACCGACCTGAAGAATTTGCTGGAACGCGTTCAAACCTGGCCCGAAGAGGCACAGGATGAGCTTGTTGCGATCGCAAACCAGATCGAAAATGAGTTGCAAGGGCAGGACTATGTGGCGACCCAAGAGGAATTGCGGATCATTGACGCGGCCATGGCCTCGATCGACGCCGGCGAGACCGCGACCGACGGTGAAATCAAGACGGCATTTGCAAAATTTCGCCAGACATGAAGCTCGTCTATTCGAGACGAGCGCTCGCTGATCTCGATGGGATTTCGACCTATTACGCGGCCAGCGCAAGCGCCGCTATAGCTGATTCCATCGGACGACGGCTGGAAGATGTCATCGACCGCATTTGCCGCATCCCTGAGTCTGCTCCGAGAGTCTCGCAGCGATCTCGGGTCCGTGTCGTAACCGTCGTGCGTTATCCTTCCGGATTTTCTATCGCGTGCGCAAAGACACGATCGATATCTTGCACATCCGACACACGTCGCGACGGCCTGTGAACACGATCGACTAATGGGGTTCCGCCTAGACGGCCGACACCATCGGCGATGGCAGAACATCGGTTTCGCTCTGCACCGGCAAATTGGGGGAAATAGCCACCGGATTCCGGTGCACGCATGAAATATTCTTATTTCGTCCAACCCCGCCATCGATAGGACGTTTATCTCCTGCGTTGATATATGTTCGCACATGCGAAATGGAATTTGCACCCGGAAATGATTGATCCTCTCTACGTTGCATCGGGATTCGGCGTCGGCCTGCTGGTCGGGATGACGGGTGTCGGCGGCGGCTCGCTGATGACGCCATTGTTGATCCTGCTGTTTGGCGTCCACCCGTCGACCGCTGTCGGCACCGACCTGCTCTACGCCGCGGCGACCAAGACCGGCGGCAGCCTGGTGCATGGCTGGTCACAGAGCATTCACTGGCCGGCGGTGATGCGTCTCGCCAGCGGCAGCATCCCGGCGAGCGTCGTCACGTTGCTGATGCTGTGGCAGCTCGAGCTCAACGGGGAGGCGACGCGCAGCCTGGTCAATCTGGTGCTGTGCTTTGCGCTCATCCTCACGGCGACCTCATTGATCTTCCGCAAGGCGATCATGGAACGATACCGCCGGCGCATGGAACGGCTCGACATTTCAGCCACCGGCCGCGCGACCGTGGTGGTCGGCGTGGCGCTCGGTGTGCTGGTCTCGATTTCGTCCGTAGGTGCCGGCGCCGTCGGCGTCACCGCGCTGTTGCTGCTCTATCCGCGCCTGCCGATGGCAACCATCGTCGGCTCCGACATTGCCCACGCCGTGCCGCTGACGCTGGTCGCCGGCATCGGCCACTGGGCCTTGGGTTCGGTCGATTGGGCGCTCATGGGCGTGCTGCTGATAGGCTCGCTGCCCGGCATCGTCATCGGCAGTTACTGCGCGGTTCGGGTGCCGGAGACGGTGCTAAGGCTGGTACTGGCCACCGTTCTGATTCTGGTCGCCGGCAAGCTTGCCGTCAACGAGTTGCACCTTTCGACGGCGAGTGTCGCGGCGATTGCCAGGAGCGCCACCCATTAGGACCTAAGGGTGTGCGCTCCCGACGCTGTTCGCCATTCTATTCCGCGGTCCAGCCGCCATCGATCGAGTAATTGGAGCCGGTGATCTGCGCAGCATCATCGCTGCACAGGAACAGCGCAAGGGCTGCGACCTGTTCCGAGGTCACGAATTCCTTGGTCGGCTGTGCGTCAAGGAGCACGTCCTTGATGACCTGCTCCTTGGTCATGTTGCGCGCTTTCATGGTCTCCGGAATCTGGTGCTCGACCAGCGGTGTCCAGACATAGCCGGGGCTGATGCAATTGCACGTGATCTTGAAGGTCGCAAGCTCCAGCG encodes:
- a CDS encoding sulfite exporter TauE/SafE family protein — protein: MIDPLYVASGFGVGLLVGMTGVGGGSLMTPLLILLFGVHPSTAVGTDLLYAAATKTGGSLVHGWSQSIHWPAVMRLASGSIPASVVTLLMLWQLELNGEATRSLVNLVLCFALILTATSLIFRKAIMERYRRRMERLDISATGRATVVVGVALGVLVSISSVGAGAVGVTALLLLYPRLPMATIVGSDIAHAVPLTLVAGIGHWALGSVDWALMGVLLIGSLPGIVIGSYCAVRVPETVLRLVLATVLILVAGKLAVNELHLSTASVAAIARSATH